One Corynebacterium aurimucosum genomic window, TGGTGCCTACCGTCGGGATCCCTCTCATGGTTGTCATGGGGCTAGTCGCCTTCGCTTATCTTTTCTGGCTAATGGCGAACCTCTTTAATGGTTCCCGGAAGATCGCTGATGGGGAGCAGGTCACCTTCCGCGACTACTTTAGGTTTGCCCAGCTGAGTGGTTGCGCCGGCGTCTATGCCTGCTTCTTTACTTTGGTAATGCTCGGATCTATTGCGGGCGGCTTCCCTGGTCTGATTCTCTTTGCGCTCCTGTGGCCAGCGCCCGTGATTAAGGCGGATAACCCTGATAAGCCTCTCATGGACTGCTTCCGAGAGGCCCTCAACCTGGTCATGGAGAATCTAGGGCAGTCGCTGCTCTTTATCTTGGTCTGCTCCCTCATCGCGAGCTTGCTTGTCTTTATTCCCATAGTCGGCTTCCTTGCCGCCTATCCGATCTGGGCGCTCGGGATGGTCCTTTTCACTCGCGCTATGCAGCGCCGCCCTGCAGCGCGGTGGGAATAAGACAGCAGGGCAGCACTGAAGTTCCTGAGAGACGGCGGCGATGCCGTACTTAGCGCACAGGAAGCGGGCTAGCCAAGTAGTCCGCCCCGGTAAGCTCACCGTCGTTGAAGGAAAGAACCCATACCGAAGCCTTCTTGAACTTGAGCTCATCGATCGACTTTTTAAGGAACTTCGGCGCGTAGGACTCGATGATGCCGGGGATGGTCAGCCCTTGGCTGACGATAACCGGAACACCGCCGCCGTCGACCACGCGCTGGAAGGCGGCGCGTGCGTCGTCGGGCGATTCAGCAAAGACATCATCGCCGAATGCTTTATTCACGGCGATGTCCATGCCGAGTTCATCGGC contains:
- a CDS encoding EI24 domain-containing protein; amino-acid sequence: MSNPYQSFSGDRGNQFGGAGGYGGYGYHNTSGYGYQQPGNYGYQQSSSYGERQPGAWAGNPPGGAPAQPIDAMDIVGQSFKGYLKQPVPGMLAMLVHFIITFALLLVPSTAVGGIFAVMEENGTDIEPLVPTVGIPLMVVMGLVAFAYLFWLMANLFNGSRKIADGEQVTFRDYFRFAQLSGCAGVYACFFTLVMLGSIAGGFPGLILFALLWPAPVIKADNPDKPLMDCFREALNLVMENLGQSLLFILVCSLIASLLVFIPIVGFLAAYPIWALGMVLFTRAMQRRPAARWE